In Phycisphaerae bacterium RAS2, the DNA window TGCGCAGCCGGCTTGTCGCGGCCGAGGAAGATCCTTCGGCTTATAGCGCGGCGGCGTTCCTGAAAGACCTCACCCTGCTGGCGGAAAGTCTCGTCGCCCTGAATCTTGGCGAAATCGTCAGGGCGAGCGGTCTGGCGGACGTGATGGCGCAGGCTCGCATCTTCGGGTTTCACTTCGCGGCCTTGGACATTCGCCAGCACAGTGCCGTGCACGAGCAGGTCGTGGGGGAGCTGTTGAGTGCGATGCAAGTCTGCCCGGATTATGCCTCGCTCGAAGAGAGCGAGCGCTCGGGAGTTCTCGCGAGCGCCATCGAACAAGTTTCCGCCTGCGGATCGGGCCCGATGCCGACGCCGGACGGCTTGAGCGAGACCTCCCTCGATTTGCTCGGAGTATTCGAAGTCCTTCGGGAAGCGGCGCGGCAGGATGTCGGCGCTCTTGGCAGTTACATCATCAGCATGGCGCACGGCGTCAGCGATGTGCTGGAGGTGTTGTTCTTGATGCGCGTTGCGGGCGCGCCGGTGATGGACATCGTACCCTTGTTCGAAACGATCGACGATCTCACCGCATCGGCGGATTTACTCGCGGCCATGCTCATCGACCCCGTGTATCGCGCGCACGTCGAATCGCGCGGTCGGTTCCAGGAAATCATGCTCGGCTACTCCGACAGCAACAAGGACGGCGGATACGTGATGTCGAGCTGGCTGCTTCATACGGCGCAATCGCGGCTCGCGCGAGTGTGTCGCGAACACGGCGTGGAGTTTCGGTTCTTTCACGGACGCGGCGGAACGGTGGGACGCGGTGGCGGTCGCTCGAACCGTGCGATTCTCGCGACCCCTCCGGATAGCCGCAGCGGCCGGATTCGCATGACGGAGCAGGGAGAAGTCATTTCATTTCGCTACACGCTCGCCGACATTGCCCACCGCCATCTTGAGCAGTTGACGCACGCCATGATCCTGGCGGAGTCGGAGTCGGGTCCGGTCGCGACGGCGAGACCGGTTGCGAGCGAACCGCTGATGGATCGGCTGGGTCGGCGTGCCATGGAGGTGTATCGCGAGTTGATCGACGACCCGGCGTTCTGGACCTGGTTTGTCGAAGTATCGCCGATCGCGCAAATCAGTGCGCTGCCGATCGCTTCGCGCCCGGTGTCGCGAGCGAGCGGTGCCGTGCATTTTGAGAACTTGCGTGCGATACCATGGGTCTTCTCATGGACGCAGATGCGATTCAACGTGCCGGGGTGGTACGGACTGGGCTCTGCACTGTCCGAGATCATTGCGGAGCGCGAGGAACACGCGAGTACGCTTGCGAAATGGTATCAGGAATGGGAGTTCTTCCGAACGCTGATCGACAATGCGCAACAGGAAATGGCGCGGGCGCGGCTTCCCATTGCGCAATGCTATGACGCGGCCGGCGGCACTTCGCTTTTCGATCGGATTTCGGGAGAGTTTGATCGAGCGCGAGAAGCAATCCTGCAGATCACAGGACAGCATGCGTTGCTGGACAACAATCGCGTCATCCAGCGTTCGATCGAGGAGCGAAACGGCGCGACCGACGTGTTGAATCTGCTTCAGGTCGAATTGTTGCGACGTTTCCGAGAGGGCGACGAGCTGCAGCGCGCAACGCTGCGCCCCGTGCTCTTCGCCAGCATTAACGGCATCGCCGCGGCCATGCAGAGTACCGGCTGACCGTCATGGCAGTTCAAACGTCAGGGACGACCATGTGCTTTCCCAATCGACGTCGTCGCGACCCCTGGCCCGCGTCATGCGCACGGCGTTGATGACGTGCATGCCGGGTTGCGAAAGCTCAAACGACGCCTTGCCGTCGGAATCGGTGCGCGCCGTGCGGCGGACCGATTTGCCATTTTCCAGCCAGATCGCGGCCATCAGCGCGCCGGCCGCGGGCCTCCCATTTTCGACAAGCTGAAAAGTCATTCGTGTGGGGGCCGACGGTTGTGATGGTGCGTTGATTGTCGTGGGCTGCGTCGTGGCGGGTGATCGGCGGCGTTTTTCCAATGGACGATAGGGGTTGTTCAATGGAATGATTTCAAGGGGCAGGCCGATTCGGACATCATGCACGCCGCGGCCGTCACCGTTCACCGCGACGAGCGCTTTGGCGCATCGGGAATATGCCTCGCGCCCGGGCTTGGTCGATTCACCCAGTTTCTTGCGCAGGTCGATCACGTGTTCCATGCCGTCTTCTCGAAGATAGGCCTCGAACTTGTCCGGCTCGAGCGTAATAGTTGTCGGGCGATTGCAGAACGTCAGCGTGTTGAGGCCGTTGCTCGTAAAGACGAATCGACCAGCCGGGGTGCCGCCGTCGTCGCCGGAAATGTCCGTCGTTCGGGAATTGGCGACGGCGTTAGATAGCTGGAAATAGGAATCGAAGCGAATGAGTCGACTGTTGTCGCGGGGACGCGGTTCGCCGGGAAGGCCGTCCCCTACGAACAGGTTGACGTCAATCTCCCTGCCCGCCGTGGGTTGAAAAGTGGCGGGCTGGATCCAGTACTCGTGCGCCGCGGCACGCCCACAGAGTATTCCTGTCAGCGCGACCATGCATGACGCCGCGCGTCGAGGATAAAGTGATCGATTCATCGGCTTTCCCTGGAAGACTTCGCGGTTTGTCCGCATGGTAGGCTGCAACGTGTCGAGACGGCAAGGCCCGGCGCGGCGCACTGCGCAAAGGAAAGCCCCGAGCGCGTCTGCCCGGGGCTTCCACGAGACCTGAATCCAAGTTCAACCACGGCGGGACGCAGCACGAGCCGCCCGCGCCGGCCCCGTGTTACGGGCACTCCTCGGCCGCCAGCAGCTTGCCGACGAATTCCTCAACGGAGAGCGTGGCACAACTGCAAGCCGGGCTTTCGGCGTCCGACACCTGTGTCACGCAATTGACATATTCCTGGATGTCATCGCCGCCGATCGCGTGATTGCCGGACATGTCGCCGGCGCACGGACAGTCGGTAATGGCCAGGAACGCGGGCAGGTAGTTCACGGTGTCGATTCCGATGTAGGTGCTTCCCGGGCCGAGTGGTCCGCCGGCATCGTTGAGGTAGCGGAACGCCAGCCGGCCGCAGGTTGGCTTGGGCAAGCCCGTGATGACCACGTTGAAGCCGGTCCAGTCGAAGGGATAACCGACGGGTGAATACGTCGGATTGATATCGAGCAGGACGGTCGTGAAATCGCCGACGCTCGTGGACGTCCCACCGACCTCGGTGCTGCAGCAGTTGAGGCTCATTCGCACCTGCAGCCGATCCGGTTTCGAGATCGGGCTTAGCGCGGTTCGCGTGAAGAACGAGAACTGGTCCCCGTTGGAAAGCGTGCGCGCCGGCAGGATCAACCAGTTGCTGATTCGGGCGACGTTGGCGCCGTTGTTTTCGTCCGCCGCGATGTACGAATTCGGCGGGCCGGCATGCGCGGGGAAGACCGCCGGATTGCCCTGGAACCAGCCGGTCGTGCCGAGAGGCTGGCTCAAGTTGAGCATCAGCCAGTCCTGCGGCGGCAGGTTGGTGATGTCGTTGAAGCCCTCGAACGTCTTGCCATCCACCACCGGGCAGGGGGTTTCGCACCCGCCGCAATAGAAGAGGTCGCCGTCCTGAATCAGGTTGCAGGCCGTGCCGTCGATGCAGCCTCCGCCGCACGAGGGACCGGTGACCGGATCGAGATCGATCCAGCAGGTGGCATCGCAGGAGCATTCCTCAATGGCCCACGACGGTGTGCAATCGCTGCCGCAGGGGCAATCTTCCGAGCTGCCGCAAATCGCGTCGTTGCTGCAGCGCGAGACGCGCCGCACCACGACCGGGCGGCACTCGGCGCCGGGCTGGGCGCAGGGCGCGCCGGTGCAGGACCAGCCGTCGAGCGACACAAAGCAGCGCGGGCGATTCACGAAGTTCTTGCTGACGTGCAGATCGATGCCCTGCGAACCGATCGAGATGCTATAGGTCGTCGGCAGGGATACCTGCACGAAATCAGTCGGCACGGTTTCGGCGACGGTGTGGCCACCGGTGCCGAGGCCGGCGATGCGGTAGTTGCCGTCGGCGTCGGTGACCGCGCTGCCCGAGCCGGCCGTGACGGTGACGCCGGGTTGCGGGACATCGCCGATGCCGTCGCCGTCGAAATCGATGGTGACGCGGCCGCGGACCTCGCCGCGCGCCGGAGCCGAGAGGCTGCACCCGCCACAGTCGTCGTGCTTGGTGTCGCTTCCGCGACCGCCGAAGCGCTTGTCGCAATTCTGGCAGCGATAAAGGTTGTCGTTGCCGCGATTGCCGAAGAGCCAGTCGCAGTTGGAGTCCGAGCCACTGCGGACGTGATCGTTGCCGCGGTTGCCGAAGGCATAGTCGCCGCCGCCCTCGGTGGAGAGGCAGTCGTTGCCGCGGTTGCCGAACATGAAGTCCTTGTTGCCGCCGCCTGCCATCTGGTCGTCGTCGAGATTGCCGAAGAGGAAGTCCACCCCGGCGTCACCGCGGATCGTGTCGTTGTTCTTGTTGCCGAAGGCGATATTTGTGCCGCCGCCGCCGAAGAACTGATCGTTGCCGGTGTTGCCGAAGAGCAGATTCAGACCGCCCGCGCCGACAAGCACGTCGTCGCCGCCGTTGCCGAAAGCGATGAACAACGCCGGTCCGCCGGACTGGAGAATGTCGTTCCCGCCGTTCCCGAACAGCACGCCGAGGCCGCTGCTGGATCGCACGCGGTCCTCGCCGCCGTTGCCGAAGAGCACGGCAAGCCCCGGGCCGCCGGTGACTTCGTCATGATCCGCGTTGCCAAACGCGACGCAGAGGCCCGCGCCGCCGGTGACCTGGTCGTTCTGTTTGTTGCCGAACAGGACGGACAGGCCCGGACCGCCGATGACTTCGTCGTCGCCCTTGTTGCCGAACAAGACGTTCAGGCCCGCGCCGCCCTCGACGTGATCGACGCCGGCGTTGCCGAACAGGATGTTGACGCCCGCGCCGGCCTGCACGGTGTCATCATTCTTGCCGCCGAAGGCGATGTTCAACCCGCTGCCGGCGTTGATGGTGTCATCTTCACGATTGCCGA includes these proteins:
- the ppc gene encoding Phosphoenolpyruvate carboxylase; its protein translation is MSDELHRDLGMLSAILTSVLDRLGPPGQTQAVEGMLELCRRGETIGFGEAREQVAALDLESIRELIKSITLRFHLRNQAEKVAILRINRRRQREATEFQPRRESVAEAISQLKARGVAVGAVRRILDRLDIQPTLTAHPTESRRRTLLRKQRAITERLIELDEVGPDVAARRRVEEEIHQLVMLLYVTDEVRSERLGVLEEIEGSLYFLTESIWSAVPRILHDVGLAMEQYFGERPLVPPLVRYRTWVGGDRDGNPLVSAGMTRESLRLHRRAALGRYDDKLADLMRLLSLSNRRVRTPPALAASVVPGRLTGWVAEESVLRLRHEPFRLKILEMRSRLVAAEEDPSAYSAAAFLKDLTLLAESLVALNLGEIVRASGLADVMAQARIFGFHFAALDIRQHSAVHEQVVGELLSAMQVCPDYASLEESERSGVLASAIEQVSACGSGPMPTPDGLSETSLDLLGVFEVLREAARQDVGALGSYIISMAHGVSDVLEVLFLMRVAGAPVMDIVPLFETIDDLTASADLLAAMLIDPVYRAHVESRGRFQEIMLGYSDSNKDGGYVMSSWLLHTAQSRLARVCREHGVEFRFFHGRGGTVGRGGGRSNRAILATPPDSRSGRIRMTEQGEVISFRYTLADIAHRHLEQLTHAMILAESESGPVATARPVASEPLMDRLGRRAMEVYRELIDDPAFWTWFVEVSPIAQISALPIASRPVSRASGAVHFENLRAIPWVFSWTQMRFNVPGWYGLGSALSEIIAEREEHASTLAKWYQEWEFFRTLIDNAQQEMARARLPIAQCYDAAGGTSLFDRISGEFDRAREAILQITGQHALLDNNRVIQRSIEERNGATDVLNLLQVELLRRFREGDELQRATLRPVLFASINGIAAAMQSTG
- a CDS encoding Nickel uptake substrate-specific transmembrane region, whose translation is MVALTGILCGRAAAHEYWIQPATFQPTAGREIDVNLFVGDGLPGEPRPRDNSRLIRFDSYFQLSNAVANSRTTDISGDDGGTPAGRFVFTSNGLNTLTFCNRPTTITLEPDKFEAYLREDGMEHVIDLRKKLGESTKPGREAYSRCAKALVAVNGDGRGVHDVRIGLPLEIIPLNNPYRPLEKRRRSPATTQPTTINAPSQPSAPTRMTFQLVENGRPAAGALMAAIWLENGKSVRRTARTDSDGKASFELSQPGMHVINAVRMTRARGRDDVDWESTWSSLTFELP